CGAAACCCGCTCTGAACTGATCCGAACTAGTCCAAACTGGACTGATCAAATCAATCCCTAATCCAATAAATCCCCTCATAGGCGCGCAATTGCATGGCCTGCGGCTGGAAAGCGCTTTCGCCATAGCTGCTCATCAGCAACTGCCAGTGACCATCCAGATCGATATCCTCTGGCTGCCATTGTTGCGGCTCACCACTTAGATTCGCCACCACCAGCAGTTGCTTACCTTGCCAACTACGTAAATAACACCATAAATCTGGGTGCTGCGGGCAAAGATCCTGATAGTCACCAAAAGTGAACACATCATGTTGCTTGCGCAGGGCTATCAGAAATTGATAGGCATAAAATACCGAATCAGCATCAGCCAGCGCGGCATCGACGTTAATCTCGCCATAGTTACTGCAAGGCTCAATCCACGGGGTTCCTTGGCTAAAACCGGCATTATGGCTGCGATCCCATTGCATCGGGGTACGACCATTATCACGAGATTTAGTCGCCAAAATTGCTAATAACTGATCAGCATCGCGGCCTTTTGCACTTAATTCGGCAAACATATTCAGGCTTTCAACATCACGGTATTGATCAATAGAGCTGAAGTTTGGATTGGTCATTCCAATCTCTTCGCCCTGATAAATATACGGCGTGCCCTGCATACCGTGCAGCACCATCGCCAGCATTTTAGCGGCAGGTAAGCGCAGCGCACCTTCATCACCAAAGCGCGAGACGATGCGCGGCTGGTCATGGTTGCACCAGAACAGCGCATTCCAGGCACGATTATGCATCCCCTGCTGCCACTGGTTAAAAATCTGCTTAAGTTCGACACGATCCGGTTGCATCAGCGACCATTTCTCACCATTGAGATAATCCACTTTCAAATGATGGAAATTAAAGGTCATCGACAGTTCATCACCGCCCAATGCAGCATAACGCTGACAATGCTCAAGGCGGGTGGAAGACATCTCCCCCACCGTCATCAGGCCGCGCGGCTGAAACACATCGCGGCTCATTTCTTGCAAAAATTCGTGGATACGTGGGCCATCGGTATAGAAACGGCGACCATCACCGTCAAAATCATCGGGAAAATCTTGCTGTTTGGACACCAAATTGATCACATCCAGACGTAAGCCATCTACGCCAATATCAGCCCAAAACTCACACACTTTTTTCAGTTCATCGCGGACCGGTTGATGTTCCCAATTGAGATCAGCCTGCTCTGTGGCAAATAAATGCAGATAATATTGACCACTGTCCGCGTGCCATTGCCAGGCATTGCCGCCAAATTTAGAGCGCCAATTATTCGGCAAATTGTCACCCTCACCATCACGCCAAATATAAAACTGGCGGTAAGGGCTGTTGCGGTCTGTTGATGCTTTAAACCAGGCATGTTCAGTGGATGTATGGTTGAACACCATATCCATTACAATACGAATACCACGCTGATGGGCTTGTTCCACCAGATGTTTAAAATCATCCAGAGTGCCATAAGCCGGATCAATGGCGCAGTAATCCGCCACGTCATAACCATTGTCCACCTGCGGCGAAACATAAACCGGCGTCAGCCAGATAGCATCAACACCGAGTTTTTGCAGATAATCCAACCGCTGCGTCACCCCCGCCAGATCACCGTAACCATTACCGGTGCTGTCCTGAAAACTCTTCGGGTAAATCTGATAGATGACGCCGTTTTGCCACCAAGGGATAGGATTATTCATAGCAGACTCTTATTCATTGAGAAAATAACTCCACCAGGGAATAACCCCACTGGCGGAGGTTTGCGATTCAGACCGGCAATTCACCGCGGCTATCTTTGCGTTTATAAACCAGTATGGTCAGTACCAGTGGCACGACAATCGCCACCAAC
The sequence above is drawn from the Yersinia enterocolitica subsp. enterocolitica genome and encodes:
- the treC gene encoding alpha,alpha-phosphotrehalase, with amino-acid sequence MNNPIPWWQNGVIYQIYPKSFQDSTGNGYGDLAGVTQRLDYLQKLGVDAIWLTPVYVSPQVDNGYDVADYCAIDPAYGTLDDFKHLVEQAHQRGIRIVMDMVFNHTSTEHAWFKASTDRNSPYRQFYIWRDGEGDNLPNNWRSKFGGNAWQWHADSGQYYLHLFATEQADLNWEHQPVRDELKKVCEFWADIGVDGLRLDVINLVSKQQDFPDDFDGDGRRFYTDGPRIHEFLQEMSRDVFQPRGLMTVGEMSSTRLEHCQRYAALGGDELSMTFNFHHLKVDYLNGEKWSLMQPDRVELKQIFNQWQQGMHNRAWNALFWCNHDQPRIVSRFGDEGALRLPAAKMLAMVLHGMQGTPYIYQGEEIGMTNPNFSSIDQYRDVESLNMFAELSAKGRDADQLLAILATKSRDNGRTPMQWDRSHNAGFSQGTPWIEPCSNYGEINVDAALADADSVFYAYQFLIALRKQHDVFTFGDYQDLCPQHPDLWCYLRSWQGKQLLVVANLSGEPQQWQPEDIDLDGHWQLLMSSYGESAFQPQAMQLRAYEGIYWIRD